One window of the Camarhynchus parvulus chromosome 2, STF_HiC, whole genome shotgun sequence genome contains the following:
- the LY96 gene encoding lymphocyte antigen 96: MFGLLFFILFTPGVSEFICTSSDLEMSYTFCDSAAHSFMFNLTPCSTKNKPIWKAALTWIPRSDIHFLKIVFNVWYDGAKALVWKELLCSGADDEYSLCGTLKGETLDSAFDIKGSRFEFPKGNYSIVVQGFSDDSENNMVICLNFTMIVK; this comes from the exons ATGTTTGgactcctttttttcattttatttaccCCTGGAGTCAGTGAATTCATTTGTACATCATCAGATCTTGAAATGTCATATACTTTTTGCG atTCTGCAGCTCATTCTTTCATGTTTAATCTGACACCTTGCAGCACAAAGAACAAACCTATCTGGAAGGCTGCTCTTACCTGGATTCCAA GAAGTGACATCCACTTTTTGAAGATTGTCTTCAATGTCTGGTATGATGGTGCCAAAGCACTCGTCTGGAAAGAACTCCTCTGCAGCGGAGCTGACGATGAATACTCACTGTGCGGAACACTGAAAGGAG aaacacTTGACTCAGCATTTGACATTAAAGGCTCAAGATTTGAATTTCCAAAG GGCAATTATAGTATTGTTGTGCAAGGATTCTCTGATGATTCTGAGAATAATATGGTCATATGCTTGAATTTCACC